cacacactggagaaaagtcTTACAAGTGCGAAGTTTgctttaaacaatttaggagagcaggaaattttaaaaaacacttacaaatacacactggagaaaagccttacaactgcgagatttgttttaagcagtttggaGGAGCAGGAAgtttgaaaaggcatttaaggatacacactggagaaaagccttataagtgcgaaatttgttttaagccgtTTGTTCAAGCAGGAGCTTTGAAAATCCATTTGAGAATACACACCGGAGAAAAGCCTTTCAAATGCgacatttgttttaagcaatttagtgaagcaggaacattgaaaaaactttaaggatacacactgaagaaaaaccttataaatgtgaaatttgttctatGCAATTTAGTCGAGATGGAGCTTTAAGAACGCATGTAAGGGTACACACTGgtgaaaagccttacaagtgcgaaGTTTGCTTTAAACAATTTACTAGAGCAAGaactttaaaaatacatttcagatttcacactggagaaaagccttataagtgcgaaatttgtACTGAGCAATTTAGTCGggatgaaattttaaaaattcatttaaGGATACATACTgcagaaaagccttataagtgtgaaatttgttctaagcactTTAGACAAGATGTTCATTTAAAAAAGCATTTAAGGgtacatactggagaaaagcGTTACAAGTGCGAAAtctgttttaagcaatttagtgaagcaggaactttaaaaagtcatttgagagtacacactggagagaagccttacaagtgcgaaatttgttttaagcaatttagtgaagcaggaaGTTTTAAACATCATttaagaatacacactggagaaaaaccttataagtgtgaaatttgttctaagcactTTAGACAAGATGTTCATTTAAAAAAGCATTTAAGGgtacatactggagaaaagccttacaagtgcgaaatttgctttaagcaatttagtgaagcaggatctttaaaaaggcatttgagagtacacactggagagaagccttacaagtgcgaaatttgttttaagcaatttagtgaagcaggaaGTTTTAAACATCATttaagaatacacactggagaaaaaccttataagtgtgaaatttgttctaagcactTTAGACAAGATGTTCATTTAAAAACGCATTTAAGGgtacatactggagaaaagccttataagtgcaAAATTTGCTTTAAGAAATTTAGTAAAGCAGGAACTTTAAAAAGGaatttgagaatacacactggagaaaagccgtAGAAATGTTTTGAGTAGTATACTTTAAGCGctggactccacttgcgattgtagtcgcgcgattgttttgtcacgaatattgaacacattgtttcaaatacgagtcaatccatttgcgactaaataatcaCAGCGATTAAAAAAAACGCTTTTTACCGCGACACGATTGCCGCTCGGTCATATATGTAcctataatagggcttttcatcgattgccatttgtttcgagcttctgtcataagttGTATaaactgtgtataatattaatatacacggattatacgacattcgacagaagctcaaaacaaattattgtaaatgaAAACCTCTATATATACCATACTTCTAATCAGCGGAAGTGACAGTTGATTCATAGAAACACtatattgttaatattttgtCTAGACTTGTTGGAAGAGTTCAGATAAATTCAGCAATTCTGCAATTTTAGGAACAAGATACAAATGTATACGATCTCGCAaatgatattgttaatattttgtCTAGACTTGTTGGAAGAGTTCAGATAAATTCAGCAATTCTGCAATTTTAGGAACAAGATACAAATGTATACGATCTCGCAAACGAGACAAATTTCcgtgaattttttaataaatggattcatcgtataaataaaaaaaatgtaattttaataatttttattccaAAGTTCATTTTGACTAAAACAATTGTTCTATCACTCAGGAgaaaggcgcaaaatgttgcctgtcaaaattttgaatgtgttttaaatgtatttattttttcgaatcctgagaaaactaataagtatttttgaaaaatttaaacgcggaatgaaagattacgttattaccgagggctgaaagtcccttagaataaatgaaaagtttcttttgaatgaaatatttgcaattaaaagtgtcactaaattttcccttttattttcacccctgtaacttattaaaataaatatagaagttttcagggactttcgaccctcagtaataatgtaatctttcattctgcgtttaaacttttcaaaaatatttattagttttctcaggattcgaaaaaatggatacatttaaaacacattgaacactTTGACATGCGACATTTTGCGCCCATGCCCTTAATGCATGGGCTATATTTTTTATCATAGACCTTCTGGTGGTATGCATTGTCTCCACTTTGTGTCACTATATGTTATTGATGGACCAACTATACCCAATAATTAATCAAAACTACTTTTTAACATGCGGTggtattgaaaaatttttttaggaTGTTCACATAAATCTTCAAATATCATGTAGAACTGCCCTCTAATAATTAATCTTTTATTTAATAACGGATGAATCCAATAACGATGCTTTCGCCGTTTACTTCTCTCCCGAAGCAAAAGAGCGATAACACAAGATGTAATTCTGCGACTTAAAAATCGCAAGTGGAGGCTGCCACCagattttctgcgacagcgattttttAGTCGCCGccattacaaatcgcaagtggagtccagCGCTAAAGCGCCATAAAAGAATTTAAACGGGGAAAGAAACCTTGCATCTACGTCACATTTTACGTCTGCAAAATTATTTCCTAATTTCggtttaataatttcttttaattCCTGTTCCGATAATTCTAAATCTATGACTCTTTTTATACGTGGGTAAAAAAACATTGGAATGTATGTATCGTATTGTTTGTGTCTTTTAATGACTGTCCTGTTAATAATTTATTTGCGCTTGTATAAGAAGTTAATTTAACCTTTATTTTACTAGCTCCTATTTACtgaaatgttatctatatcatgtTTAATCTATGGTACAGTATTTATTATTAGTCTAGCCGTAGCTATTTTATGTACCTTGTCAATTTAACTGTTTTGCTTTGAACATAAACAAAAAATGGTTCATTATCTTTTGATGAACATTTGTTTAATCGTGTGTAcctttaaattttttccataaacaGTGTAAGAGACATGATCAATACTTATCTGTTTAATACATGCTGGAAGATCCGGACGAGGCCCATCCATACCCAGATAGCAATATAAACTTGTTTcaaacttgcaaccagtttgATACATCAAACTTGAAACCTTGCTCTAAATTTGCCATGGCAACTCTGCAAACTTACAGCAAGTTTAAATCAAACTTTCTAGTTACAGTGTGACGAACTTGCATGAAGTTTGATTTTTCAAACTTAATacaaacttgatataacaaacttGCTGAAGgcttgttttgttttgttgtatgaagtttgttttttcaaacttcATACAAACTTGCTTAAGGTTTATTTCGACATATTAGCCACAATTGAATAAAACAACGTGAATAAAAAATACAGTAccattttatataattatttatctattaatcactcaaataaaatctaaaaatacaatCTATTGTCTAAAATCATTCATTGGAACCTACATTAAACCCTCTAGCTTCAGATTTCGATGCTCGGTTTTGTCTATCATCTCTGAAACAAAGAAAAGAAATTGATATAAACTCTGGCTGTGTGAACAGAGTTAATCTAGGTATGCTATTAAAAGAGGTAAAAAGATGTTAAAGtaacaattttacaataaaacctatttttttataaataattttattataatacctatataatttattttaatagtacTATATGAATACAGCTAGAAgctaaaaaaaaaacttaatgtCCTCAATGCCACCAAATCAAAAAGAATACTAATATGTAATCACCATAAGCAGGTTGGtctatgaaaaactgaagaaaataaGCTTCGGCTTAGGTAATAAAAGACTCTGAAGAAAAATATAACAACATAGAACATAACCACAAATTATCACAGCGTAGCCGTAGCAGGTTATTTTTCCCGTGTTGCCAGCCGTCGAGTATGCTTTTCtctcaacttaccttaaaaattccctccTATTTAGGTACAAAATCTGAGAAAATACgttaaattattttcaaatattttgatttttttaaatatattacaatttggactggagcaaaaattcccttttgagttaactttttcccttttatgttgaaaatactcgaaaaatgcaaatttccCTCCGGGTGGCAACACTGTCGTTGGCGTGGGCGTGACATCAATCAGGGCACCGAACGAAAATCAAGCCGAACAGAACGTAAGCAGCGGTAAGCTTGATGTcggtaaagtcagcagcaccaTTTTATAAGACCGaattcagactaagactatattttattgctaatttattacgcaaagaaaaaatttattgctgtggccgtttccgagaaacaatGCGTGCTGccagctttacggtaaagctagcagcacccactctatatctcggcaatgaaaaggagtacagggatcattttaactGCATATTttattaaccaatcctgaaaaactaccccatcatcccctaacgtaaaactcacccccaaaaagattatgaaaatcaaaaattcaaccccaaggaattaattgctaatttagtacggaaagaaaaaatttattgttgtAGCCGTTttcgagaaacagtgggtgctgccagctttacggtaaagctagcagcacccactctatatcttggcaatgaaaaggagtacaaggatcattttaacggcatattttattgctatttaattgctcttgattggtatattaaccaatcctgaaaaactaccccatcatcccctaacgtaaaactcacccccaaaaagatgatgaaaatgaaaaattcaaccccaaggaattaattgctaatttattgctaatttatacggaaagaaaaaatttattgccgtagccgtttccgagaaacagtgggtgctgccagctttacggtaaagctaacagcacccactctatatctcggcaatgaaaaggagtacagggatcattttaactgcatgttttattgctatttaattgctcttgattggtatattaaccaatcctgaaaaactaccccatcatcccctaacgtaaaactcacccccaaaaagatgatgaaaatcaaaaattcaaccccaaggaattatttgctaatttattacggaaagaaaaaatttattgctgtagccgtttccgagaaacagtgggtgctgccagctttacggtaaagctagcagtacccactctatatctcggcaatataaaggagtacagggatcattttaacggcatattttattgctatttaatcgctcttgattggtatattaaccaatcctgaaaaactaccccatcatcccctaacGTAAAACTCACCCCTAAAAtcataatgaaaataaaaaattcaaccccaaggaattaattgctaatttattaccgaaagaaaaaatttattgctgtagccgtttccgagaaacagtgggtgctgccagctttacggtaaagctatcagcacccactctataactcggcaatgaaaaggagtacagcaGGGattattttaacggcatattttattgctttttaattgctcttgattggtatattaaacAATCctgaaaaactaccccatcatcccctaacgtaaaactcacccccaaaaacataatgaaaataaaaaattcaaccccaaggaattaattgctaatttattacggaaagaaaaaatgtattgctgtagccgtttccgagaaacagtgggtgctgccagctttacggtaaagctatcagcacccactctataactcggcaatgaaaaggagtacagcaGGGattattttaacggcatattttattgctatttaattgctcttgattggtatattaaccaatcccaaaaaactaccccatcatctcCTAGCGTAAAACTcgcccccaaaaagatgatgaaaatcgaaaattcaaccccaaggaattaattgctaatttattacgaaaataaaacattaattaCTGTAGGTAgacgtttccgagaaacagtgggtgctgccagCCTTACGGTAAAGCCAACCTATATTTCgccaatgaaaaggagtacaggccCCAATTTAGCTCTTGATTAGTATATTAGCCAATTCCGAAAAACtatcccatcatcccctagcgccaaactcacccccgaaaaggTTCTTTGGTATTAAGAAATAAATATGTAGATGGAAAGCAGTTTAAATATTTGGATAAAAGGTGGCTTCGCCATGATACGGAATTTGGAATGGTTTCTTACAAAGAGAACTTACAAATGGAATCAGAATTTCATAAGATAAATTTGAGATGGAGGGCTCATTTGTACCTAGTAACATCCCAGTTATATCATTATTGCCTTAACTatatcaaaagaaaaaaaaaagataacttATTTTCTCTACTGACATCAATAATAAGAAAAAGGTTTTCCGTAAATATTTAGATTTGCTTAGtaagaaaaattttcaaagaattttccttttttatagatttggttgaaaatctttggagtatcgtaattccctcttcatctaacaatctgagtaactcaacaggaatttgatcaggtccaactgctttcccgtctttcgaggtatttattgctctagtaatttcttcaattgtgatctcgggaccagataggttgttaatatctatcacttgttcccaaggcccccgtaaccgggcgtgcggcgcacgcgggcgtaaccccaaaggggcgccaaaccAAAGGTTTGGTAAATACGAAAtaacagctagagaaatctcaaaaatcaaatattgtgttattactaaaaaaataatttttcccgTCCTTAAATGTTGAACTTACtccgtcaaaaatatattacattttgttgttccttcttaatttttttctttgaagtagattgaattacgcttggcataccatccaatcgattttatgttgtaaacTAAAGTGATActcaaaatagtcaaataaacatcaaattACACTCCTTGGcgagtagaaacataaattaacacccataaaacgcaactttgcagttttactccaacaaaaacacaactttgctggatcaagcagttttactcgtataaaatgaatattttactcgaatttatGATAAATACTTTATGAataattatgattatgtatttgactTGAGTATCTTTTCCCTTCTCGTCTATGCGTTTATTAGGCACAAACATTATTTACTGTTACTGGTGAACGGGTGGTTTCATTGGTTTTAATAATTACCTACGACTATTATTGCAATATCCGTTGGGGGCGTTGGGTTTGATCTgccctgattttaaacttttgttttcatgtaaaaaatattggacaatcttttttatttgttgttaatAGTTGTTGTTAAATGTTGTTGATAATtgcatagaataataataattcattttaaatagttataatcgggtttcctctaataaaatccacaatttattttgaaaaaaaaaaagaaaataaataagacattgtgtctgcgtaacttgaaactatatgggaaacttttttattattaattttacggaaaaaatttattctacataaaatgctttgcatagtctaaaactaaaatgcaaccaaatataaaattgtgtcaatctttatgagtatcaaaaatatgaatttcgatcaagggcaccttatatttcacaatatcgaaaatgattattatgaaaagttgtttggaattaattaaaaactatgttttaatatgcaattacatccttttatttaaatttttttttcttaaattacagatacccaacgcccttttcatttattacgaataatgcgataactcttttattgttaCTGATTaattcattaataataataaaagagttatcacactatttgtaataactgaaaaggactaattattgataataataaaGGACTTAtcacattatttttaataaatgaaaagggcgttgttgaaaagtacagttaatgtacgataaaaagttctttctaaaaagctttgcatggtctaaaatctaagatgcaaccatcaaattttattaatttttttcaattttatatgagatatgtatatgtaaaaaaatatgagtttcgatcaaaagtaaagtgcctttctagatcataat
The window above is part of the Diabrotica virgifera virgifera chromosome 2, PGI_DIABVI_V3a genome. Proteins encoded here:
- the LOC126879812 gene encoding zinc finger protein 235-like, producing the protein MQFSRDGALRTHVRVHTGEKPYKCEVCFKQFTRARTLKIHFRFHTGEKPYKCEICTEQFSRDEILKIHLRIHTAEKPYKCEICSKHFRQDVHLKKHLRVHTGEKRYKCEICFKQFSEAGTLKSHLRVHTGEKPYKCEICFKQFSEAGSFKHHLRIHTGEKPYKCEICSKHFRQDVHLKKHLRVHTGEKPYKCEICFKQFSEAGSLKRHLRVHTGEKPYKCEICFKQFSEAGSFKHHLRIHTGEKPYKCEICSKHFRQDVHLKTHLRVHTGEKPYKCKICFKKFSKAGTLKRNLRIHTGEKP